One Ricinus communis isolate WT05 ecotype wild-type chromosome 7, ASM1957865v1, whole genome shotgun sequence genomic region harbors:
- the LOC8273531 gene encoding phospho-2-dehydro-3-deoxyheptonate aldolase 2, chloroplastic, translating to MALSTLSSKSLYANNPRTVFNPNQQHHQSSFSLLPGNSKPRSLPSITAVHAAEPTKNSTVSVKTTPSSPPVAAPGTGKWTVDSWKTKKALQLPEYPDADKLENVLKTIEAFPPIVFAGEARSLEEKLADAAMGNAFLLQGGDCAESFKEFSANNIRDTFRILLQMGVVLMFGGQMPVVKVGRMAGQFAKPRSDPFEEKNGVKLPSYKGDNINGDAFDEKSRIPDPERLIRAYCQSAATLNLLRAFATGGYAAMQRVTQWNLDFAEHSEQGDRYQELAHRVDEALGFMAATGLTVEHPVMTTTEFWTSHECLHLPYEQALTRLDSTSGLYYDCSAHMLWCGERTRQLDGAHMEFLRGISNPLGIKVSNKMDPNELVKLIEILNPNNKPGRITIICRMGAENMRVKLPHLIRAVRRAGQIVTWVCDPMHGNTIKAPCGLKTRPFDAILAEVRAFFDVHEQEGSHPGGIHLEMTGQNVTECIGGSRTVTFDDLGSRYHTHCDPRLNASQSLELAFIIAERLRKRRIGTQRLLSLSL from the exons ATGGCTCTCTCAACTCTCTCCTCAAAGTCTCTTTATGCCAACAACCCCCGCACTGTCTTTAATCCCAACCAGCAGCATCACCAGTCATCATTCTCCCTTCTTCCCGGCAACAGCAAACCCAGATCCCTCCCTTCAATCACAGCCGTCCATGCAGCTGAACCCACCAAGAACAGCACTGTCTCTGTCAAGACCACCCCTTCTTCTCCTCCTGTGGCGGCTCCCGGTACCGGGAAATGGACAGTGGATAGCTGGAAGACAAAGAAAGCATTGCAGCTTCCGGAATATCCCGATGCTGATAAACTTGAGAATGTTTTAAAGACAATTGAGGCTTTTCCTCCAATTGTCTTTGCTGGGGAAGCGAGAAGTTTAGAAGAGAAGCTTGCTGATGCTGCTATGGGGAATGCTTTTTTGTTGCAAGGCGGTGATTGTGCTGAGAGTTTTAAGGAAtttagtgctaataatattaGGGACACCTTTAGAATTCTTCTTCAGATGGGTGTTGTTCTTATGTTTGGTGGTCAAATGCCTGTTGTTAAG GTGGGGAGAATGGCAGGTCAATTTGCAAAGCCTAGATCAGACCCATTTGAGGAGAAGAATGGAGTGAAGTTGCCCAGCTACAAAGGGGATAATATTAATGGAGATGCTTTTGATGAGAAATCAAGAATTCCAGACCCAGAGAGGTTGATAAGAGCTTATTGCCAGTCTGCAGCTACTTTGAATCTTCTCAGGGCCTTTGCCACTGGAGGGTATGCTGCTATGCAGAGGGTAACACAATGGAACCTTGATTTCGCTGAGCACAGTGAGCAAGGAGACAG GTACCAAGAACTGGCACACCGGGTTGACGAGGCCTTAGGATTCATGGCTGCCACCGGACTCACAGTGGAACACCCTGTTATGACAACTACTGAATTCTGGACATCCCATGAATGCTTGCATTTACCCTATGAGCAAGCTCTTACAAGGCTGGATTCCACTTCTGGCCTGTACTATGATTGCTCTGCCCACATGCTCTGGTGTGGAGAGCGTACCCGTCAGCTGGATGGTGCACATATGGAGTTCCTTAGAGGAATTTCTAATCCCCTCGGTATCAAG GTGAGCAACAAAATGGATCCAAATGAGCTGGTTAAACTCATTGAAATTCTGAACCCTAACAACAAGCCTGGAAGGATAACAATCATTTGTAGAATGGGTGCTGAGAATATGAGAGTCAAGCTTCCCCACTTGATCAGAGCAGTGCGCAGGGCTGGACAGATTGTGACATGGGTCTGTGATCCAATGCACGGGAACACAATTAAGGCTCCTTGTGGACTAAAAACACGTCCCTTTGATGCGATTTTG GCTGAGGTTAGAGCGTTCTTTGATGTCCATGAACAAGAAGGAAGCCACCCAGGAGGAATTCACCTAGAGATGACTGGCCAGAACGTGACTGAGTGCATTGGCGGATCTAGGACAGTTACTTTTGATGACTTGGGTTCACGCTATCACACACATTGTGACCCTAGGCTCAATGCTTCTCAGTCTCTTGAGCTGGCATTTATCATTGCTGAGCGactaagaaaaagaaggatcGGAACCCAACGCCTGCTTTCCTTGAGCCTGTAG
- the LOC8281240 gene encoding UDP-glycosyltransferase 87A1, which translates to MVDLVDLESRRVFHVVAMPYPGRGHINPMINFCKLLVSRKPDILITFIITEEWLAYISTHPKPDAIRIATVPNVLPSERDRALDFPGYYEAVMTKMEAPFEQLLDHLEPPVTAIIGDIELRCAIDLGNRRNIPVAALWTMPATFFSILHHFHLFAQNQDSPIDLLVETAENIPGISSSNLAELRAIFRRNDLRVLQLALECISKVHKARYLLFTSVYELEAKAIDTLKATFPFPVYSIGPAIPYLQLEASSSGANYSHNSPDYQKWLDCQPEGSVLYISLGSFLSVSRTQMDEMVAGLQDCSVRYLWVAREEAYRLKEICSDKGLVLPWCDQLKVLCHPSVGGFWTHCGWNSTLEAIFAGVPMLTFPLFLDQHSNSRQIVDEWRIGWKVQEEMREEHLVIREEISQLVQQFMDLESSERKGMSRRAKQLKSICHLAIAEGGSSVKNTDAFIGNILQEICV; encoded by the exons ATGGTAGATCTAGTTGACTTAGAATCGAGAAGAGTTTTCCATGTGGTGGCTATGCCTTATCCTGGTAGAGGCCACATCAACCCCATGATAAATTTCTGCAAGTTATTAGTTTCAAGAAAACCTGATATTCTCATTACCTTTATTATCACTGAAGAATGGCTTGCCTACATTAGCACTCATCCAAAACCTGATGCTATACGCATCGCCACTGTGCCTAATGTCCTTCCATCAGAGCGTGACAGGGCTCTTGATTTTCCTGGATATTATGAAGCTGTTATGACAAAGATGGAAGCTCCTTTTGAGCAGCTTCTTGATCACCTTGAACCACCTGTGACTGCTATAATTGGTGACATTGAACTGCGGTGCGCTATTGACTTGGGGAATAGGAGGAATATTCCAGTGGCTGCTCTTTGGACTATGCCAGCAACGTTCTTCTCAATCCTGCATCATTTTCATCTCTTCGCACAAAATCAGGATTCCCCTATTGATTTACTAG TCGAAACTGCAGAAAACATCCCAGGGATCTCTTCATCAAATTTGGCAGAGCTTCGAGCAATCTTCCGTAGGAATGATTTAAGAGTCTTGCAGCTTGCTCTGGAATGCATTTCAAAGGTGCATAAAGCACGGTATCTTCTGTTCACCTCTGTATATGAGCTTGAAGCCAAAGCCATAGACACTCTTAAAGCAACTTTTCCATTTCCTGTCTATTCCATTGGCCCTGCTATACCTTATTTACAACTGGAAGCCAGTTCCTCTGGAGCCAATTACAGTCATAACAGTCCTGACTATCAAAAATGGCTGGACTGCCAACCTGAAGGTTCCGTTCTGTACATCTCATTGGGAAGTTTCCTCTCTGTTTCAAGAACCCAAATGGATGAAATGGTTGCTGGCCTTCAAGATTGCAGTGTGCGGTACTTGTGGGTGGCCCGTGAAGAAGCTTACAGGTTGAAGGAGATATGCAGTGATAAGGGACTAGTACTGCCCTGGTGTGATCAATTGAAGGTGTTGTGCCATCCTTCTGTTGGGGGGTTTTGGACACATTGTGGGTGGAATTCTACTCTAGAAGCGATATTCGCAGGCGTGCCAATGCTTACTTTCCCTCTATTTTTGGATCAACATTCAAACAGCAGGCAAATTGTGGACGAATGGAGAATTGGTTGGAAAGTTCAGGAAGAAATGAGGGAAGAACATTTAGTGATCAGAGAAGAAATTTCTCAACTTGTCCAACAATTTATGGATTTGGAAAGCagtgaaagaaaaggaatgaGCAGGAGAGCCAAACAACTGAAGAGTATCTGTCACCTAGCTATTGCTGAAGGGGGATCGTCTGTGAAAAATACTGATGCATTTATTGGGAATATTTTGCAAGAGATCTGCGTGTAA
- the LOC8281255 gene encoding uncharacterized protein LOC8281255, protein MSFIFSTSPSRITFYYLKNPNISPPPSQPIISCHIRTPSHFGNFRYNLQKKPQNFTLRAYQSDETLYIQQQQQHQQNDYDFNLDSFLSITEFLCFMSSAIITVSYAVNCTVISSKKTVLGLVGSNKAVAWGLVVMVSGMAIGAWIRRRQWLRVCKVTVREGRESVNLVERIEKLEEDLKSSATIIKVLSRQLEKLGIRFRVTRRSLKDPIAETAALAQKNSEATRALAMQEDILEKELGEIQKVLLAMQEQQQKQLELILAVGKSGKLWESRQEPSQQQDVSETSDSVKGAKKMETQETQASAASKGTNNDRP, encoded by the exons atgtcatttatCTTCTCAACTTCACCTTCTCGCATCACCTTCTACTACTTGAAGAACCCTAATATCTCTCCCCCTCCTTCCCAACCAATAATTTCCTGCCACATCAGAACACCCTCACATTTCGGTAATTTCCGCTATAATCTCCAAAAGAAGCCTCAGAATTTCACTCTCAGAGCATACCAATCAGATGAAACACTATATATACAACAGCAACAACAACATCAACAAAACGATTACGATTTCAATCTCGATTCTTTTCTCTCAATTACGGAGTTCCTATGTTTTATGTCATCAGCGATTATTACGGTTAGTTATGCGGTGAATTGTACGGTTATAAGCTCGAAAAAGACGGTGTTAGGATTAGTAGGAAGTAATAAAGCGGTGGCTTGGGGATTGGTGGTGATGGTGAGTGGAATGGCGATTGGTGCGTGGATTAGGAGAAGGCAGTGGCTTAGGGTTTGTAAAGTAACGGTTAGGGAAGGTAGAGAAAGTGTTAATTTAGTCGAGAGGATTGAGAAATTAGAGGAGGATTTAAAGAGTTCCGCCACCATTATTAAAGTGTTGTCTAGACAGCTTGAGAAATTAGGGATTCGATTTCGGGTTACTAGGAGATCTTTGAAAGATCCCATTGCTGAG ACTGCAGCTTTGGCACAAAAGAACTCTGAGGCCACTCGGGCACTAGCAATGCAGGAAGATATCCTCGAAAAGGAGCTTGGTGAAATTCAGAAGGTCTTGTTAGCAATGCAG GAGCAACAACAAAAACAACTGGAGCTGATTCTTGCAGTTGGAAAGAGTGGGAAGTTATGGGAAAGCAGACAGGAACCCAGCCAACAGCAAGACGTGTCAGAAACATCTGATTCGGTCAAGGGAGCTAAAAAGATGGAAACCCAAGAAACTCAGGCTTCAGCTGCAAGCAAGGGCACCAACAATGACAGACCCtaa
- the LOC125370616 gene encoding EPIDERMAL PATTERNING FACTOR-like protein 1 produces the protein MITSLPHQCCLLGIVIEILLCVLLLPSAQVSCFNQRHHPLPPPTSPQGLIFEDKTRLGSTPPSCHNKCNGCHPCMAVQVPTVPSHNRVEPGLAKSATTEFLFDPYPSGNRYSNYKPLGWKCHCGGHFYNP, from the exons ATGATTACTTCACTTCCTCACCAATGTTGTCTTTTAGGCATAGttatagaaatattattatgtgTTCTACTTCTTCCTTCTGCTCAAGTCTCTTGCTTTAATCAACGACACCATCCACTGCCTCCTCCAACCTCCCCACAG GGTTTGATTTTTGAGGACAAAACAAGGTTGGGTTCAACACCACCAAGTTGCCACAACAAGTGCAATGGATGCCACCCATGCATGGCAGTTCAAGTACCTACGGTACCGAGTCACAACCGAGTTGAACCTGGTTTAGCGAAAAGCGCCACCACTGAGTTCTTGTTTGACCCTTATCCTTCAGGTAACAGGTACTCCAATTATAAGCCACTTGGTTGGAAGTGTCACTGTGGTGGCCATTTTTACAATCCTTGA
- the LOC8281241 gene encoding uncharacterized protein LOC8281241, with protein sequence MEELRKLEEVQRMLMLMQLNGVVASSNNNDSNRFLASLILLMIKPCGGLQINEKCHLITQHMPKISASFLEEASFLFNQRGILEMEDKVSGCRNVVSTTHAREDNDELKQKNFEDMAVVSFDSLQRANSTLEDFCRSYFMFHEMDINSPQAIFKFLPVLSFTESYIYQMDRMNEGLVSLPTNRDAVLERVNEMWKGKESWTTKCMNMFKTDPFRPLVAQLECLGLLTERITEQLRCGDEYWALERKLCSALMNQKEISIEDVMRAIHLKSFDFRVLNLLLYQLRGEKVNELHMEFLSISEFLVEVSDDLFDYEDDVMENNFNILRMFVGIYGASAAPVMLAKHIAEAEEKYDSLLKTLDPQLSLSYQRRCEEATREGGKISGHPFGTWSIPPVIVDEELHRSNCFTSK encoded by the exons ATGGAAGAGCTGAGGAAGCTAGAAGAGGTACAAAGAATGTTAATGTTGATGCAATTGAACGGCGTCGTTGCGTCATCTAATAATAATGACTCTAACCGCTTCCTTGCTTCTCTAATCCTTCTCATG ATAAAACCATGCGGCGGTCTCCAGATAAACGAGAAGTGCCATTTAATTACACAACACATGCCTAAG attTCAGCTTCTTTTCTAGAGGAAGCCTCGTTCTTATTTAATCAACGTGGTATCTTGGAAATGGAAGACAAGGTTTCAG GTTGTCGAAATGTTGTATCAACTACTCATGCTAGAGAAGATAATGATGAACTAAAGCAAAAGAATTTTGAAGATATGGCTGTGGTTAGCTTTGATTCACTGCAAAGAGCTAATTCTACACTTGAGGATTTT TGCAGATCATACTTTATGTTTCATGAGATGGACATAAATTCGCCGCAAgcaatattcaaatttttaccTGTGCTTTCATTCACAGAAAGCTACATCTATCAG ATGGATCGTATGAATGAAGGGTTAGTGAGTTTGCCAACCAACAGAGATGCAGTTCTAGAAAGAGTAAATGAG ATgtggaaaggaaaagaaagctGGACTACAAAGTGTATGAATATGTTCAAAACTGATCCATTTAGACCACTTGTGGCTCAACTTGAATGTCTTGGCCTTCTAACCGAGAG GATTACTGAACAATTGAGATGTGGAGATGAGTATTGGGCTTTGGAAAGAAAGCTTTGTTCTGCACTTATGAACCAAAAGGAG ATCTCCATTGAAGATGTAATGAGGGCAATTCATCtaaaatcctttgattttcGAGTACTGAATCTTCTCCTGTACCAGTTGAGAGGAGAAAAG GTGAATGAGTTGCATATGGAATTCTTATCAATCTCAGAATTTCTAGTGGAAGTGTCTGATGACCT GTTCGACTATGAG GATGATGTGATGGAgaataatttcaatattttgcGCATGTTTGTTGGAATATATGGAGCGTCAGCGGCCCCAGTTATGTTG GCCAAGCACATTGCTGAGGCTGAAGAGAAATATGACTCTTTGCTGAAGACTTTGGATCCGCAACTGTCATTGAGTTACCAGAGAAGATGTGAAGAAGCCACTAGAGAAG GTGGGAAGATATCTGGACACCCTTTTGGAACATGGAGCATACCGCCTGTAATTGTAGATGAAGAATTACATCGATCAAACTGTTTCACTTCTAAATGA
- the LOC8281243 gene encoding mediator of RNA polymerase II transcription subunit 18, which translates to MECVVQGIIETQHVEALEILLQGLCGVHRERLRIHELCLKSGPNLGIVASEVRLLCDLEQPEPTWTVKHVGGAMRGAGAEQISVLVRTMVESKASKNVLRLFYALGYKLDHELLRVGFAFHFQRGARITVRVSSVNKMLKLHATDEAVPVTPGIQLVEVTAPATPENYSEVVAAVSSFCEYLAPLLHLSKPGVSTGVVPTAAAAAASLMSDGGGTTL; encoded by the exons ATGGAATGCGTGGTACAAGGAATTATCGAGACACAG CATGTTGAGGCCCTCGAGATTCTTCTTCAGGGTCTTTGTGGTGTTCATAGAGAACGCTTAAGGATCCATGAATTATGTCTGAAAAGTGGTCCAAACCTTG GAATAGTTGCTTCAGAGGTTCGACTTCTGTGTGATCTGGAACAGCCTGAACCTACCTG GACTGTTAAACATGTTGGAGGTGCAATGAGGGGTGCTGGTGCCGAGCAAATCTCAGTCCTGGTAAGGACTATGGTGGAAAGCAAAGCAAGCAAGAATGTGCTTCGCTTATTTTATGCACTTGGCTACAAATTGGATCATGAGTTGCTGAGAGTGGGATTTGCCTTCCATTTCCAGAGGGGTGCTCGGATAACTGTTCGGGTCTCATCTGTTAATAAAATGCTAAAACTACATGCAACTGATGAGGCTGTACCAGTAACTCCTGGCATTCAACTGGTTGAAGTAACAGCCCCCGCAACACCTGAAAATTACTCTGAAGTTGTTGCAGCAGTATCATCCTTCTGTGAATATCTTGCTCC GCTTCTGCATTTATCAAAACCAGGTGTTTCAACCGGGGTTGTCCctactgctgctgctgcagCTGCATCTCTTATGTCGGACGGTGGAGGCACAACCTTGTAG